One Vitis vinifera cultivar Pinot Noir 40024 chromosome 8, ASM3070453v1 genomic window carries:
- the LOC100261676 gene encoding serine--tRNA ligase, chloroplastic/mitochondrial isoform X2 — MGLPLCLGSSTFQTLKLTTIPIPFRPLVSRTLTLNLLLYRHNCSQRPPFPFQARARAPSAPDVQASPVANSNDKVVKPQWKAAINFKWIRDNKAVVANNIKNRNSNANLELILELYERVSNLQKEVERLRGERNIVASKMKGKMEPSERQKLIEEGKNLKEGVMNLEEDLLRLTDELQQEAQCIPNMTHPDVPIGGEDCSTLRKMVGSPRKFGFTIKDHLQLGKELDLFDFDAAAEVSGSKFYYLKNEAVMLEMALINWTLSEVMKRGFTPLTTPEIVRSSVVEKCGFQPRGSNTQVYSIEGSDQCLIGTAEIPVGGIHMDSILAESLLPLKYVAFSHCFRTEAGAAGTATRGLYRVHQFTKVEMFIICQPEDSNSYHEELIGIEEDLFSSLGLHFKTLDMASGDLGAPAYRKYDVEAWMPGLGRYGEISSASNCTDYQSRRLGIRYRPSESLSMNPKRGMNLAPTQFVHTLNATACAVPRMIVCLLENYQQEDGNVIIPEPLRPFMGGLERITPKSCSGASLLDNRISTEA; from the exons ATGGGTTTGCCGTTGTGTTTGGGCAGCTCCACCTTCCAAACTCTGAAGCTCACTACTATTCCGATCCCATTCAGACCACTTGTGTCGAGGACCCTCACCCTAAATCTGCTGCTTTACCGCCATAACTGTTCCCAGAGACCTCCATTTCCATTCCAGGCCAGAGCAAGAGCACCTTCAGCTCCAGATGTCCAGGCCTCTCCGGTTGCGAACTCTAATGATAAAG TTGTGAAGCCTCAATGGAAGGCTGCAATTAACTtcaagtggatacgagacaatAAAGCTGTTGTTGCCAACAACATAAAGAATAGGAACTCCAATGCTAATTTGGAACTTATACTTGAGCTCTATGAGAGAGTTTCAAACCTTCAAAAG GAAGTTGAACGTCTTCGTGGGGAACGGAATATAGTTGCAAGCAAGATGAAAGGCAAAATGGAACCATCTGAGCGTCAGAAACTAATAGAAGAAG GAAAGAATCTGAAGGAAGGAGTTATGAATTTGGAAGAAGACTTGCTTAGGCTTACTGATGAGCTTCAGCAGGAAGCCCAGTGTATACCAAACATGACTCATCCAGATGTTCCAATTGGAGGCGAGGATTGTTCCACATTAAGAAAGATG GTTGGAAGCCCACGCAAGTTTGGCTTTACAATCAAAGATCACCTTCAACTTGGAAAAGAACTAGATCTTTTTGATTTTGACGCTGCTGCTGAG GTCAGTGGGTCAAAATTCTACTACCTAAAGAATGAGGCAGTAATGCTAGAGATGGCCCTCATCAATTGGACCCTCTCAGAAGTCATGAAAAGGGGTTTTACACCGCTAACCACCCCAGAAATTGTGAGATCCTCTGTTGTCGAAAAATGTGGGTTTCAACCTCGTGGATCAAATACCCag GTTTACTCTATCGAGGGTAGTGACCAGTGCCTCATCGGCACTGCAGAAATACCAGTGGGAGGAATTCATATGGATTCTATTCTTGCTGAGTCCCTGTTACCTTTGAAGTATGTGGCTTTTTCCCATTGCTTCCGTACCGAGGCTGGTGCTGCAGGGACAGCGACAAG GGGCCTTTATCGAGTTCACCAGTTCACCAAGGTGGAGATGTTCATCATATGCCAACCAGAGGATAGTAACTCCTACCATGAAGAACTCATTGGTATTGAAGAAGACCTCTTCTCGTCACTGGGATTGCATTTTAA AACTTTGGATATGGCTTCTGGGGATTTAGGTGCTCCTGCTTATCGTAAGTATGATGTGGAGGCTTGGATGCCAGGTTTAGGACGGTATGGTGAG ATATCAAGTGCATCAAATTGTACAGACTATCAAAGCCGCCGTCTGGGAATACGATATCGTCCATCGGAATCATTATCTATGAATCCTAAGAGGGGCATGAACCTTGCTCCAACACAGTTTGTGCACACATTAAATGCAACGGCCTGTGCTGTCCCGCGGATGATTGTATGTTTGCTTGAGAATTACCAGCAAGAAGATGGCAATGTTATCATTCCAGAGCCATTGAGGCCCTTCATGGGTGGGCTTGAGCGTATAACTCCTAAATCCTG CAGCGGAGCTTCGTTGTTGGATAACCGGATTTCCACAGAAGCCTAG
- the LOC100261676 gene encoding serine--tRNA ligase, chloroplastic/mitochondrial isoform X3: MGLPLCLGSSTFQTLKLTTIPIPFRPLVSRTLTLNLLLYRHNCSQRPPFPFQARARAPSAPDVQASPVANSNDKVVKPQWKAAINFKWIRDNKAVVANNIKNRNSNANLELILELYERVSNLQKEVERLRGERNIVASKMKGKMEPSERQKLIEEGKNLKEGVMNLEEDLLRLTDELQQEAQCIPNMTHPDVPIGGEDCSTLRKMVGSPRKFGFTIKDHLQLGKELDLFDFDAAAEVSGSKFYYLKNEAVMLEMALINWTLSEVMKRGFTPLTTPEIVRSSVVEKCGFQPRGSNTQVYSIEGSDQCLIGTAEIPVGGIHMDSILAESLLPLKYVAFSHCFRTEAGAAGTATRGLYRVHQFTKVEMFIICQPEDSNSYHEELIGIEEDLFSSLGLHFKTLDMASGDLGAPAYRKYDVEAWMPGLGRYGEISSASNCTDYQSRRLGIRYRPSESLSMNPKRGMNLAPTQFVHTLNATACAVPRMIVCLLENYQQEDGNVIIPEPLRPFMGGLERITPKSCGASLLDNRISTEA; this comes from the exons ATGGGTTTGCCGTTGTGTTTGGGCAGCTCCACCTTCCAAACTCTGAAGCTCACTACTATTCCGATCCCATTCAGACCACTTGTGTCGAGGACCCTCACCCTAAATCTGCTGCTTTACCGCCATAACTGTTCCCAGAGACCTCCATTTCCATTCCAGGCCAGAGCAAGAGCACCTTCAGCTCCAGATGTCCAGGCCTCTCCGGTTGCGAACTCTAATGATAAAG TTGTGAAGCCTCAATGGAAGGCTGCAATTAACTtcaagtggatacgagacaatAAAGCTGTTGTTGCCAACAACATAAAGAATAGGAACTCCAATGCTAATTTGGAACTTATACTTGAGCTCTATGAGAGAGTTTCAAACCTTCAAAAG GAAGTTGAACGTCTTCGTGGGGAACGGAATATAGTTGCAAGCAAGATGAAAGGCAAAATGGAACCATCTGAGCGTCAGAAACTAATAGAAGAAG GAAAGAATCTGAAGGAAGGAGTTATGAATTTGGAAGAAGACTTGCTTAGGCTTACTGATGAGCTTCAGCAGGAAGCCCAGTGTATACCAAACATGACTCATCCAGATGTTCCAATTGGAGGCGAGGATTGTTCCACATTAAGAAAGATG GTTGGAAGCCCACGCAAGTTTGGCTTTACAATCAAAGATCACCTTCAACTTGGAAAAGAACTAGATCTTTTTGATTTTGACGCTGCTGCTGAG GTCAGTGGGTCAAAATTCTACTACCTAAAGAATGAGGCAGTAATGCTAGAGATGGCCCTCATCAATTGGACCCTCTCAGAAGTCATGAAAAGGGGTTTTACACCGCTAACCACCCCAGAAATTGTGAGATCCTCTGTTGTCGAAAAATGTGGGTTTCAACCTCGTGGATCAAATACCCag GTTTACTCTATCGAGGGTAGTGACCAGTGCCTCATCGGCACTGCAGAAATACCAGTGGGAGGAATTCATATGGATTCTATTCTTGCTGAGTCCCTGTTACCTTTGAAGTATGTGGCTTTTTCCCATTGCTTCCGTACCGAGGCTGGTGCTGCAGGGACAGCGACAAG GGGCCTTTATCGAGTTCACCAGTTCACCAAGGTGGAGATGTTCATCATATGCCAACCAGAGGATAGTAACTCCTACCATGAAGAACTCATTGGTATTGAAGAAGACCTCTTCTCGTCACTGGGATTGCATTTTAA AACTTTGGATATGGCTTCTGGGGATTTAGGTGCTCCTGCTTATCGTAAGTATGATGTGGAGGCTTGGATGCCAGGTTTAGGACGGTATGGTGAG ATATCAAGTGCATCAAATTGTACAGACTATCAAAGCCGCCGTCTGGGAATACGATATCGTCCATCGGAATCATTATCTATGAATCCTAAGAGGGGCATGAACCTTGCTCCAACACAGTTTGTGCACACATTAAATGCAACGGCCTGTGCTGTCCCGCGGATGATTGTATGTTTGCTTGAGAATTACCAGCAAGAAGATGGCAATGTTATCATTCCAGAGCCATTGAGGCCCTTCATGGGTGGGCTTGAGCGTATAACTCCTAAATCCTG CGGAGCTTCGTTGTTGGATAACCGGATTTCCACAGAAGCCTAG
- the LOC100261676 gene encoding serine--tRNA ligase, chloroplastic/mitochondrial isoform X1: protein MGLPLCLGSSTFQTLKLTTIPIPFRPLVSRTLTLNLLLYRHNCSQRPPFPFQARARAPSAPDVQASPVANSNDKVVKPQWKAAINFKWIRDNKAVVANNIKNRNSNANLELILELYERVSNLQKEVERLRGERNIVASKMKGKMEPSERQKLIEEGKNLKEGVMNLEEDLLRLTDELQQEAQCIPNMTHPDVPIGGEDCSTLRKMVGSPRKFGFTIKDHLQLGKELDLFDFDAAAEVSGSKFYYLKNEAVMLEMALINWTLSEVMKRGFTPLTTPEIVRSSVVEKCGFQPRGSNTQVYSIEGSDQCLIGTAEIPVGGIHMDSILAESLLPLKYVAFSHCFRTEAGAAGTATRGLYRVHQFTKVEMFIICQPEDSNSYHEELIGIEEDLFSSLGLHFKTLDMASGDLGAPAYRKYDVEAWMPGLGRYGEISSASNCTDYQSRRLGIRYRPSESLSMNPKRGMNLAPTQFVHTLNATACAVPRMIVCLLENYQQEDGNVIIPEPLRPFMGGLERITPKSCFTFSSGASLLDNRISTEA from the exons ATGGGTTTGCCGTTGTGTTTGGGCAGCTCCACCTTCCAAACTCTGAAGCTCACTACTATTCCGATCCCATTCAGACCACTTGTGTCGAGGACCCTCACCCTAAATCTGCTGCTTTACCGCCATAACTGTTCCCAGAGACCTCCATTTCCATTCCAGGCCAGAGCAAGAGCACCTTCAGCTCCAGATGTCCAGGCCTCTCCGGTTGCGAACTCTAATGATAAAG TTGTGAAGCCTCAATGGAAGGCTGCAATTAACTtcaagtggatacgagacaatAAAGCTGTTGTTGCCAACAACATAAAGAATAGGAACTCCAATGCTAATTTGGAACTTATACTTGAGCTCTATGAGAGAGTTTCAAACCTTCAAAAG GAAGTTGAACGTCTTCGTGGGGAACGGAATATAGTTGCAAGCAAGATGAAAGGCAAAATGGAACCATCTGAGCGTCAGAAACTAATAGAAGAAG GAAAGAATCTGAAGGAAGGAGTTATGAATTTGGAAGAAGACTTGCTTAGGCTTACTGATGAGCTTCAGCAGGAAGCCCAGTGTATACCAAACATGACTCATCCAGATGTTCCAATTGGAGGCGAGGATTGTTCCACATTAAGAAAGATG GTTGGAAGCCCACGCAAGTTTGGCTTTACAATCAAAGATCACCTTCAACTTGGAAAAGAACTAGATCTTTTTGATTTTGACGCTGCTGCTGAG GTCAGTGGGTCAAAATTCTACTACCTAAAGAATGAGGCAGTAATGCTAGAGATGGCCCTCATCAATTGGACCCTCTCAGAAGTCATGAAAAGGGGTTTTACACCGCTAACCACCCCAGAAATTGTGAGATCCTCTGTTGTCGAAAAATGTGGGTTTCAACCTCGTGGATCAAATACCCag GTTTACTCTATCGAGGGTAGTGACCAGTGCCTCATCGGCACTGCAGAAATACCAGTGGGAGGAATTCATATGGATTCTATTCTTGCTGAGTCCCTGTTACCTTTGAAGTATGTGGCTTTTTCCCATTGCTTCCGTACCGAGGCTGGTGCTGCAGGGACAGCGACAAG GGGCCTTTATCGAGTTCACCAGTTCACCAAGGTGGAGATGTTCATCATATGCCAACCAGAGGATAGTAACTCCTACCATGAAGAACTCATTGGTATTGAAGAAGACCTCTTCTCGTCACTGGGATTGCATTTTAA AACTTTGGATATGGCTTCTGGGGATTTAGGTGCTCCTGCTTATCGTAAGTATGATGTGGAGGCTTGGATGCCAGGTTTAGGACGGTATGGTGAG ATATCAAGTGCATCAAATTGTACAGACTATCAAAGCCGCCGTCTGGGAATACGATATCGTCCATCGGAATCATTATCTATGAATCCTAAGAGGGGCATGAACCTTGCTCCAACACAGTTTGTGCACACATTAAATGCAACGGCCTGTGCTGTCCCGCGGATGATTGTATGTTTGCTTGAGAATTACCAGCAAGAAGATGGCAATGTTATCATTCCAGAGCCATTGAGGCCCTTCATGGGTGGGCTTGAGCGTATAACTCCTAAATCCTG TTTTACCTTTAGCAGCGGAGCTTCGTTGTTGGATAACCGGATTTCCACAGAAGCCTAG